The following proteins are co-located in the Desulfatitalea tepidiphila genome:
- a CDS encoding flavodoxin family protein, which produces MHVLAINGSPRKTGNTSTLIHTMLDGAREAGAETTEAHLHTLDMKGCMGCLSCRTRHGICAQKDGLSTYLEMMKTCDAVVIGCPIYMYRICGQMKLFVDRLYSLYPPKAGGGYLTAVPPGKRFALVISQGAPDAEQYQRSIRWLAGMAGTGLGIKEVGRIVHADSHVLPAGKNRALIDEAHAIGRKLVE; this is translated from the coding sequence ATGCACGTACTGGCCATAAACGGAAGCCCGCGTAAAACAGGCAATACTTCCACCCTGATCCACACCATGCTGGACGGCGCGCGGGAGGCCGGCGCCGAGACCACCGAGGCTCACCTGCACACCCTGGATATGAAAGGGTGCATGGGATGCCTGTCTTGCCGGACCCGGCACGGGATCTGCGCCCAGAAGGACGGGCTCTCCACCTATCTGGAGATGATGAAGACCTGCGATGCGGTGGTCATCGGTTGTCCGATCTACATGTACCGCATTTGCGGCCAGATGAAGCTCTTCGTGGACCGGCTCTATTCGCTCTATCCACCCAAAGCGGGGGGCGGTTACCTCACGGCCGTGCCGCCGGGCAAGCGGTTCGCCCTGGTCATTTCACAGGGTGCGCCAGATGCGGAACAATACCAGCGCTCGATTCGTTGGCTGGCCGGCATGGCCGGGACCGGATTGGGGATCAAGGAGGTGGGGCGGATCGTGCATGCCGACAGCCATGTGCTTCCCGCCGGGAAAAACCGGGCGCTGATAGACGAGGCGCACGCCATCGGGAGAAAACTGGTCGAGTGA
- the pgaD gene encoding poly-beta-1,6-N-acetyl-D-glucosamine biosynthesis protein PgaD, translating to MSKINIEDNPKLRSPARRIVEWGFTTFMWALWLYLFLPLVTVVLWVAGAHYVYLAFFERSALDHLVEMITKMGWAVVVIFLVMRGWGYYNYYVFGRKNRRKMHNLAGIADLGKHIGLTGQEVWRLQNQKEIVWEPLYDEMRAELRSIRPPHEETEQNKAA from the coding sequence GTGTCGAAGATCAACATAGAAGACAACCCCAAACTGCGCAGCCCGGCGCGCAGGATCGTGGAGTGGGGATTTACCACCTTTATGTGGGCCTTGTGGCTCTATCTCTTTTTGCCGCTGGTGACAGTGGTCTTGTGGGTGGCCGGCGCTCACTATGTCTACCTGGCTTTCTTCGAACGATCGGCCTTGGATCATTTGGTCGAAATGATTACCAAAATGGGGTGGGCCGTTGTGGTGATCTTTCTGGTCATGCGGGGATGGGGGTATTACAACTATTACGTCTTCGGTCGGAAGAACCGGCGTAAAATGCACAACCTGGCAGGCATTGCCGATCTGGGAAAACATATCGGCCTGACCGGTCAGGAGGTATGGAGGTTGCAGAATCAAAAGGAGATCGTCTGGGAACCATTATATGACGAGATGAGGGCGGAACTGCGGAGTATCCGGCCGCCACATGAGGAGACGGAACAAAACAAAGCGGCTTGA
- the pgaC gene encoding poly-beta-1,6-N-acetyl-D-glucosamine synthase, translating into MREAVRHISDFIFLYPLLMSFVWMIGGLLFYYRHERRRFQAPPLAAFPMFSILVPCHNEEVQIGETIEQLLTVTYPNYEIIAVDDGSTDGTARILKEMCDRYGIVRAIYLTSNQGKAAALNIATLAARGELILTLDADALLSPDALHWIAWHFEKFPRVGAVTGNPRILNRTSLLAKIQTGEFATIIGLIKRTQRILGKVLTVSGVIAAFRRSALHAAGYWDTDMVTEDIDITWKLEKQFWDVRYEPRATCWIYVPETLKGLWRQRMRWSQGGVEVLKKHHNIWAHWRQRRLWPVFLESAVSVVWSYCFWGMVLLWLVTAVFDLSVGVTPSPPLPPQWTGSVLAMTCILQFCVSLCVDRRYEKNILRYLFWVIWYPFIYWMISSFTVIFATPRALLKKKGARAVWKSPDRGLAKISKRVAQ; encoded by the coding sequence ATGCGGGAAGCGGTGCGTCATATCAGTGATTTCATCTTCCTCTATCCCTTGTTGATGAGCTTCGTGTGGATGATCGGGGGACTTCTCTTCTATTACCGCCACGAAAGGCGAAGGTTCCAAGCCCCCCCGCTCGCAGCTTTCCCGATGTTTTCGATCCTGGTGCCCTGCCACAACGAAGAGGTGCAGATCGGCGAAACGATCGAGCAGCTACTGACCGTGACCTACCCCAATTATGAAATCATCGCCGTGGATGACGGCAGCACGGATGGTACCGCCCGGATACTGAAAGAGATGTGCGACCGGTATGGCATCGTGCGGGCCATTTACCTGACATCGAATCAGGGCAAGGCCGCTGCTCTGAATATCGCCACCCTGGCGGCCAGGGGCGAACTGATTCTGACCCTTGACGCCGATGCACTGCTTAGTCCGGATGCATTGCACTGGATAGCCTGGCATTTCGAGAAATTTCCCCGGGTGGGGGCGGTGACCGGCAACCCGCGAATCCTCAACCGCACGAGCCTGCTGGCAAAGATCCAGACCGGAGAGTTCGCTACCATTATCGGCCTGATCAAACGGACCCAGCGTATCCTGGGCAAGGTGCTGACCGTTTCCGGCGTGATCGCCGCCTTCCGCAGAAGCGCACTGCACGCGGCCGGTTATTGGGATACCGACATGGTGACCGAGGACATCGACATTACCTGGAAGCTGGAAAAACAGTTCTGGGATGTCCGCTACGAACCGCGGGCGACCTGCTGGATATACGTGCCCGAGACCCTGAAGGGGCTTTGGCGGCAGCGCATGCGCTGGTCCCAGGGCGGTGTGGAGGTGCTCAAAAAGCATCACAACATCTGGGCTCACTGGCGGCAAAGACGCCTTTGGCCGGTCTTCCTGGAAAGCGCGGTCAGCGTGGTTTGGTCCTATTGCTTCTGGGGCATGGTCCTGCTGTGGCTGGTCACCGCCGTGTTCGATCTCTCTGTGGGCGTTACCCCGTCTCCGCCGTTGCCGCCCCAGTGGACCGGATCGGTACTGGCCATGACCTGCATCCTGCAGTTCTGTGTCAGTCTCTGTGTCGACCGCCGTTATGAAAAGAATATCCTCCGATATCTGTTCTGGGTGATCTGGTACCCGTTTATCTACTGGATGATCAGTTCTTTCACCGTGATCTTCGCCACTCCCAGGGCCCTGCTGAAAAAGAAGGGCGCCCGTGCGGTGTGGAAAAGTCCGGATCGCGGATTGGCCAAAATTTCAAAACGGGTGGCGCAATAG